DNA sequence from the Diorhabda sublineata isolate icDioSubl1.1 chromosome 6, icDioSubl1.1, whole genome shotgun sequence genome:
aatccTCACCGAACTTTCCAAAAGCTACGTTTTCTTTTAGGCAACACCTCGTGTATCTTTCTCCAGGTTTTCTGTAGACTCGTTCTCTTATACAACTACCATGTAGACCCATTGTTCTTTAGCAAATCTTGGATGGACTGCTGGTTAATTTGGGACCAGTAGCTGACATTTTGTTCGCTGCCtcaagtcttcttctgacttCGCGGACGCTCCTCGCGTTTCTCTAAGCTCTTGTTGGACACCAATGAGAGCTCAATTTCTCATCAATGTACTCGGTCATCTCTCTCGGGTGTGAACTTTTTTCTTCCGCAACCGCGTTTTAGGTGAAGGTCTCTGGAACAGCAGCAGACTGGCTTATGTTCAACGCACTGGCCATTTCTTGGTGATTTAAGCCTTGGAGGATATGTTTATGATTAGGAAGaactacaatattttatatcatatatatttatatcaattgcgtgttcagtttttttgtatataaaaatcattttataacaattgTGGAAATGAGAGAAATTCTGCCATATTACCTAGGCAATAGTTCCCAACTTGTTTCACGGATTGAACTTTCTCAAAATAATGAGCTCTTTACATCCTTTACCCATCTGAGTTGTTTCTTTATCTTCCGCGTATATCACGGCTCTTCCTTGGTTTTCCAAACATGTCCAAAGATAGACAGTTGTCCAATCTACACGATATTCATCCAGTTAAGAGCTTCTACTTTATTTTAAATGCTTCACAGTATCCGGTAGAGCTCAGTATTCTACCCTATACTCGTTTTGAGCTTGTCTATCTCATTGTAATAATTTtcgtttaatatttattcaggTACTGCCGCGATCAAAATGAACTCTGATGAATGGTGGCATAATCCATGTGGTCCATACACTTTGGTAGATACACCTAAGAATGTGGACGTAATCGAATTTTCTCAGATGGACTTGTATAAACTATTAGAACATTATCGAGATTGTAGAAGTAAGGCTTATGATACCTTCGGTAGTTGGGTAAGTTACTATAAGAGGATTTATTGACTGATGTCCAATGGGTCTATTATTTTTAGACTCTTAGAAGAGCGCCTACTTTAACAGATTATTATACTGGTTTCGAAACATATCCATGGCTTCCCGATGTGCCCAATTTAATGATTACTTATTTTGCCGATAAACGTTTGTTTAAAGATGTGAAGGTATGTAGCTTGATAgctattttctttgttttattttccgCACACCAAATCAGTATTTGTGGCTAAAATAAGAACAAATCCACAACAAAATATGGTGAGCTAAGCCTGGTCAAGACGAAGCCAGGGAACGCCTAAGCAATTTCCTTAGGGTAACTGTCACTCGAAGCATATGACTAGAGGCATTAACctattctcaaactttaaatTGTTGTTATCTACTGTTTGCTCAAACTTATGAAGTGAGACTTGAATCGTGTAGACCATTATTGATAAACGGGACCAAACGCTGTAGGATGAAATAAACGTCGAGTTAATCTAAGTTTTGGATATACTACGAAAGCCTTTTGTGATTTAAGACACCAAGATGGTTATTATAGAAGACAGGATCCGTCAAGGAGTGTGGAACAAATCACCTAGCTTCGGAAATGAGTCTCGTCGACAACCGGTTAGTGCTTTGCGCGCAATTATAAAGTTTTGACTCAGTTATAACTTGGAATTAGCTCTCCCTTTTACTTATCTGTAAATTTTGGCTCACTTGGATTTATTTGACTATTTTTCATAGCTGAAGATGTTGCCGTTGAGTATCATCAAGCTTAGCCAGGTCGTAGATAATTTCTATCGGTTTCCTAAGGGGCCAGTTTTTCAATATCCATATTCCAGAATGTATCAATTTTGGGATAACGTATAGCCCGAAATAAACAGTACcagtgtgagctggtgcattatcttgatgaaacaacactttcttcatagccaaatgcagccgtttttgcttgatttattcgcACAAACGttgcaatattttcatttttcaaggtagacattgaaaattattccacgcgcataccaaaaaaccgacgccatgacgttgcctgtagatggaaccgtctttgccttctttggagccggttcttccttttcaatccattgttttagTTTCACTGaaagcaaacgcggcacccatcttgtgcACAGCTTTCGCGtgtctaaattttcagttaatatgcgatgtattgctttttttgaaatgtctgcTAGCTTGCACACTTTCAGTTAACGATCGTCCAGTACAGTttcgtggattttcttcaacatatctAGGTCGACCACTaagatgctggtcttcgcatgtcgtacggcctcgtttaagcTTTGCTACCAATATTTGACTTCAGCCTGattcagagtagaatctagttcagcttctaTAGTCTATAGGCTAATGCctattaaataactatttatagCTGCCAAACAAATTCTGAAtaacgtggtgtcttcaaactttaAACATATGCTCTATAGATTTCAATTCAGTGGTATTCTTCAAGCAACTATCatcatctctaggtcaggccaggtgcTTCTGGGACCATTTTCGTAAACCAATTGATAAGTAGAGTCTAATTGTTGAAATGGTGTAGAAGAGAAAGCGTTTCTGATAGACCATTATAGGAAATCGGCCGACGTAATGGTGGAAGTGAAGACGTTCCAGCATAGTTAACAACAGCCATGTGCCAGACAAGGACAACCTTGTATTCTAAGAGGAACTTCCATGCAGAGAATCCCGATGGAACAGTGTCATTTCGAGGCCAAATTTTCCAGTAGAATGGGGCAACTCACCATATATATTGCTGCTGCAATTGGTCAATTTCTTCACGAACTTTTCCCGAGTACCCGTTTTACTGACTTATCCTTCACATTCTCCAGACCTCACACCTCCATACATTTGGGGCATGGATAAAACTACCGTTTCAAACTGGCACCACAGAGCCTTCTTCGTGGACCTGAGCACATTTAGAACATGTAATGAAgtatcaatcaaaacaaagtcaGTACTTACTATTTATCTCGGGTTGAACTGTGTAATTAGAATAAAGGAtctttaattgaatttattgaattatgatTAAATCCGTTTGTTCTATGGAACTTAACTGACTATTATTTTCAGCTGGAAGTACTGATCAGCAAGTTCTACCAACATTTCCAAATTTATGCGGCGGCTCTTACTTTCCTAGCTAGTGAGGAGAATGTTCAAGGAACCGATCAAGTTTTCCAATTCAAATCAGTTGAGCTACAGAAGGCGTTGTGTTGGCACAGCAGACTCATGAAagttaataaaatcaatttcctACCGCCTCCGCGCAAAACTATCATCCCAACAGAGTTATATCCATTCAAACTGAATTTAGAAGGAAGATTCAATAGAGAATATATCATTTACACGAATTATATCAACATATTGGATTATTTCGTTCAGGTTCTGGAATATTTTACTAAAACGACTCATTTCTTTGTAtgaataacttttcaaaatgtCACATTTCggtaaaattatataatatacttaaaaatattagtttttcgtTGACCCGCAAACTAGAAGTGTGAATCTGCGAATCATTTTTACGTCAAGACGACAACGACATTTTCAGTGATTTTTGATATCAACAAAAATCTGAATACCCAGGAAAATTGAGTTTAGACAGTTGGTAACACTTCGCAATGCTGTCAAATCAACATTGTATTTGTTTACACTTATTTCATACCATTTATTTCGTTATATCATTGTTGATTCAGTGGAAACTGTCAGCATGTAATAGCCTTTGTAATTACTCGGTTTGTCGTTCTAAACACAGTGATGCATTAAATTTATTCTGGAGTTTATTTCTGAAAAGTAATAGAAACGAACATTCATAATGTAGTTTAGGTCTAAGGAATCAAATCATAAATATGAACATTCCTTTCAAATCAATCTGGTAAACTATCTATATTAGAACGGATTTCGATTACTTGTGGAATGGGCTTTGTGGCTCACATTAAAGTGAAATTCTACCCGTAACGGATTGGAAACTCTACTATTTCGATAGcgtatcaaaagaaaaatacgTGTCGTTGTAGTACACGCAAGAATATAAATTTGTGGGTGAGTACCATGAAACATTTGCAGTGAAATTATAAAGATAAAACTACACCGAAACCGATTCGTAAATGATGCAATTGCAAATTGAGATAATAGTACAggaaatatagtttaaaaatgatcattttaTATTGGTTCCCTCCTGTCGGCTAATTTTTCTTGACAAGATGTGGAATAAGTGAAAATAAGTGTCTTTTACACTTGAATTTCATCAGATTTACAAAACTAgcagaaatattattaataaacaaatttaaaatcctattttcatggtttttataTTATGCAGTAGCTGGTGTTCTGTGGATCTCGTGACCAGGTGCAGGTTCGATCATCCCTGCGATTTCTCGTTGCATCGAGACCTACTGCGGCTACAGTTTATCGACTTTTGAAGCTTGTTCGCTGTTTAATGGGCATAGAACCAGAGATTCTTGTCCTCTTAAGAGGATTCACCTATACCTCCGGGTTGGAAACCATAGGTAAAGGGCTGAGCATCGAGGCAACCCTAGGATTCGATGCTGTTAAGCCCTGAGCTGTCTCGCAACCTTGGCCATCCTTCTCCGTTTTTTCTCAGCACTACTGTGCCGTTTGAACCGAGTTTTTTTGCTCTAAGAGGTCGGGTAGAAGCTAGTGCCTTCCTCACAGCGGGCGGTGCTATGGTGTGAGTGCGTATGGGACTCTCGCCGaactaaaccaccctcctccGCAAACACCATGGGAGTAAGTACGCCGGAAGGACATAAAATGTCATATCATTCGCGTACCTCTGGTAATATATAACGTCCAATTGTATATTTACCCATAAGCGTCCCTATCTTCCCTTTATTTCCTTTTCATTACTTACTGGTTATGTATTTTGTCACCTCATTCCACACATTTACGTTGTCCAGCATATTCTCTATAATTTCAGTAACTTCTTGCTTCTAGTCCGTTCCCCTTTCTATTCCATAGTACACATTCATACAGAACATGGCCCGGATCATCTTTTACCCTACATACATGTAAATTCGAGAttcaagatttaaaaaaatcatcattagTACATCCTATATTCGTCATTATTCACTATAatcaacaaaaacattaaaattttaatcaacataCCCAATTGActtgaaaacattttctatttgaaGTAAGCAACTTATGAATGATTTAAATTGTGCAAGTCGGCGGCTAAGTTTAAAACACCCTGTACGAAACGTCGATAAGTTGTCCATATGGAGTTTATTAGATGCAAGTTTACGTCACTAGCTTCCTTATTAATGGAGAacgaataaattttatataaaatttcatgtagatatcgaaaatgaaatagaaaatgtttgattctatttaaaataaatataaaagttgacTTTTATTTCGGATAAGACCGGAAGTGGCACATTCAGGACAACATTATATTTTCACTCAACTTCATACAAATCCTACAAATTCCTAATTTAAGATTTTTTACACACCGGTAACCGCCATTATTTTAATCAAAGCTTTTCACGTCATTCCCCGTATTTTTGAGAATGTTTCTGATATATATATGCCGTGACGAATGCTAAATCACACCTCGTCCTGAAAACGTGGCTTAACTTCCAATTTTAAgaagcatttttttaatttgaggcTCTCGCCAGCACAGACGTATTCTGTCCCGTCCAAAATCTCTAATTTAAATCAACACAATACGGGGACATTGTGAGGATTCGATTTCTGAATACGAGAAACATATTATCGACAACATTTTTCTTCATCCTCCGTACAATCCCGACCTCAGTCCTAGCGAATTTTAGTTGTGTCTTTATCAGAGGTTATTATATAAAGTGATATCATGCTATGACAAATACACGGTTgctataccaaaaaataaagtatcgtagatttttgttcaataaatatctTTAATGTAATTGTATTggtagttttttcaaaattgattttacttAACGATCATCCCTCGTATGTATTGAAACCAGTACAAATCTATAGA
Encoded proteins:
- the LOC130445146 gene encoding uncharacterized protein LOC130445146, which codes for MNSDEWWHNPCGPYTLVDTPKNVDVIEFSQMDLYKLLEHYRDCRSKAYDTFGSWTLRRAPTLTDYYTGFETYPWLPDVPNLMITYFADKRLFKDVKLEVLISKFYQHFQIYAAALTFLASEENVQGTDQVFQFKSVELQKALCWHSRLMKVNKINFLPPPRKTIIPTELYPFKLNLEGRFNREYIIYTNYINILDYFVQVLEYFTKTTHFFV